One window from the genome of Periophthalmus magnuspinnatus isolate fPerMag1 chromosome 18, fPerMag1.2.pri, whole genome shotgun sequence encodes:
- the LOC117386269 gene encoding doublesex- and mab-3-related transcription factor A1-like → MESRIRPLSLSPHGTSPLGSLSMPSSLLRPPPLFLRACNPTLERGYPRTPKCARCRNHGVVSALKGHKRFCRWRDCVCAKCTLIAERQRVMAAQVALRRQQAQEENEARELRMMYPGGAGIVGESGVPQGSAVGPSTPSPAAQTPPGFEVFATENQNEDAKLNTFPLYSGFMGHPMFAPHSSGLPSTHDKELSPNQDHCASLSDDSPSPPPRYDQRSEHSDSPRRSSSSDLESGNESDKPTAERDPTDIMAKIFPHQKRDTLETTVRTCKGDIVKSIELILSAKENKINPDLGAVRPPAGLPGALNAVGNKSAFSSVHMPPTPAGGDTVYSLGPRLSMGPLRLAYSSPNATGVAGFMSPYVTSGLMPVFPLRPPLDSYPFPNMIRDLSYLQSKESLCNAGLYTRLNDK, encoded by the exons ATGGAAAGCAGGATTCGACCACTCAGCCTATCCCCGCACGGCACCTCTCCTCTGGGTAGCCTCTCAATGCCCTCCTCTCTACtccgacctcctcctctctttctccggGCCTGTAACCCCACTTTGGAAAGGGGTTACCCGCGTACACCCAAGTGCGCCCGGTGTAGGAACCATGGCGTAGTTTCGGCTCTCAAAGGCCATAAGCGTTTTTGTCGCTGGAGGGATTGCGTGTGCGCCAAGTGTACCCTGATTGCGGAGAGGCAGAGGGTGATGGCTGCGCAGGTTGCACTACGAAGACAGCAAGCCCAAGAGGAGAACGAGGCCCGCGAGCTGAGAATGATGTATCCAGGAGGGGCAGGGATTGTTGGGGAGAGTGGGGTACCTCAGGGCTCCGCAGTGGGGCCGTCTACACCTTCACCAGCTGCTCAAACTCCTCCTGGATTTGAAGTTTTTGCCACAGAAAACCAAAACGAAG ATGCCAAGCTGAACACGTTTCCCCTTTATAGTGGATTCATGGGCCACCCTATGTTTGCACCTCACTCCTCTGGACTCCCATCTACCCATGATAAAGAGTTatcaccaaaccaggaccactgTGCCTCTCTCAGCGACGACAGCCCAAGCCCACCCCCACGGTATGACCAGCGCTCGGAGCACTCGGACAGTCCTCGGCGGTCTTCATCTTCAGATCTGGAGTCTGGAAACGAGTCTGACAAACCGACTGCTGAGCGGGACCCCACAGACATCATGGCCAAAATCTTCCCTCACCAGAAGCGCGACACTTTGGAGACGACAGTGCGGACTTGCAAGGGGGACATTGTCAAATCAATAGAACTCATCCTGAGCGCTAAAGAGAACAAAATCAACCCAGATCTAGGAGCAGTGAGACCTCCTGCAGGGCTGCCTGGAGCTCTCAATGCCGTGGGCAATAAATCGGCCTTCTCTTCAGTGCACATGCCCCCCACTCCCGCAGGGGGCGACACCGTGTACAGCCTAGGTCCTCGCCTCAGCATGGGCCCCCTCAGGCTAGCTTACTCCAGCCCTAATGCGACAGGTGTAGCAGGTTTTATGTCTCCGTATGTGACGTCCGGACTTATGCCGGTGTTTCCCCTGCGCCCTCCACTGGACTCGTACCCATTCCCAAACATGATCCGAGACCTGTCCTATCTCCAAAGTAAAGAGTCACTATGCAATGCTGGTCTATACACAAGACTAAATGATAAGTAA